The Perca flavescens isolate YP-PL-M2 chromosome 8, PFLA_1.0, whole genome shotgun sequence DNA window tgtatatgtgtgtgtatatgtgtgtgtgtatatgtatatgtgtgtcctcccccagggaagtcttgagcatcaacgacttcatttcctgtattccaATAAACTTATGCACCAATTTGaggtggaaatacctttttatttataagaagaaaaaaatataatggaaagtatggtGTTGCGTGttatttttaagtgggtatatggaaatcctggagctttcttattgggtatactgcgtatacctgcgtatcacgtagactacaccactgtacCCACCGGCTCTACATCAGATAGAAGCTGACAGTAAATTGTTTTCACTagttcaaatgtaaaaaaaaacaaaaacaaaaagttttcTCACTGATATTCCAAATCTGCTCAACAGCTGTCTCCCCAAAATGAAATCCCAGCCCGAAGGATGAAGCCCCTCCGACAGAGCACACTCAACCACAGCAGGTATATCAAGTTTTTACACACGTGTGAATCTGCGGACGGATCTCAGTGAATTACATTGTCACAGCTAAGACAAGCGTGTGTGTCGGTTCTCTGGTGCAGCTCTGAGCCGGATCCCAGCAAAACAACCTTCCCTCATGTGGCCAGCTGGGCTGATAGGTACCTGGACAGTGGAGTGTCGCTACCGATGGACACAGCGGAGAGCTCAGCCAGTGATTACGACAGCGACGACAGCAGGGGCTCGGTGGAAACGGTGCACCACAGTTACTCGTATGTCCCGTCTGATGTGGAGGTCAGAACACACATTGGGTTCAATAGTTGGTCAGGTAATCCCAATACGCTGTTGAGCTTTGACGTTAAATTAGTATTTGCTGCGTCTGTTACAGGTATCAGAAATGAAATCTGAAGCTACAGTGTCGATGGCTCCTAGCAAGGCAAGCTCTATTGCATCATCCCTACGAAGACGTTTGTCTGCATTTTCCTCAAAGGTACAATGGCTTTTAATGCATGAACAGTAAACATTAATTTTAGTGATTTAGTGTATGAGACTCCTAGGTTAAAACCAGAGTACATTTGGTTAAAAATTTAAAGTTTATCAGCCGCACTGACTCTCTGGGGTGGCATTATCATGACCCCTCAAAAACCCCTCATTTCCACTTCGGACCTCTTGAGCATGTCATTTAGCTTAAAGTACTGCTGTACAGCCTCCTGGCTAACAGTAACTAAATTagtttggggggaaaaaacttCACTCAAGGTTTTAACCACATCTCAGTTTTCATCAGCAGACTGGGTTTGTTCAGTTATCATCATGTGAACTAAATATGGTACTTGACAGATGTGATCGAAAGCTCCGGGAAAAACAATGGCCCTTTGAGTTTAGGCAAACTACTTAGGTCAAAAATAAATCTTCACACTCAACTAAATGAATGCTTTCTTTATAataaacaccacaaacaaaaTATTCTCCACATAAAATTGGGTAAGCTTGTTATTTTTGATGCATTTCCAAAGCCTTTAGAAGCAGACATAGAAGAAACTGAGGAACCTGCTCCGATGTACCGTCTGGTTTTAGCTGGAGACGCAGGAGCTGGAAAGTCTAGCTTCCTGCTGAGACTGACGCTCAACGACTTCAGGGGAGATATTCAGACAACGCTGGGTAGGTGCCACAGAAAACCCATCACATTTAATCAAACACTGACACCTTTTTGAGTTTAGACGTTTaaatcaggtttttttttggttgtaaGGAGTTGATTTCCAAATGAAGAGGATGCTTGTTGATGGAGAGAAGACGAGCCTGCAGATATGGGACACAGCCGGACAGGAGAGGTACTGCACTGACTCTCATGGTGTTTCTCAAGGAAGTAGCAACAGGAAAAACATGGAGTTATCAATTTAAACTTTCAACAGCATGTTCTTTTAATAAAGACTCTAGATTGGAAAATACACAAgactaaaaatgtgttttcttttgattGTAGGTTTCGTAGTATTGCTAGGTCCTATTTCCGCAAAGCTCACGGAGTCTTGCTCCTCTACGATGTTACTTCAGAAAGCAGCTTCCTTAACGTCCGAGCGTGGGTGGATCAGATTCAGGTAACTGTGGAAATGCTCATTGACATGTTGAATGAATGACACAAAAAATGACCATGCCTGAAAGTAGGAATATATTTAACAATGTCCTTTTGATTTTTATACAGGATTCAACGGACGAGAAAATCCCAATGTGTGTTATTGGAAACAAGGTGGACCTCCGAGAGCAGCTTCCAGAGGGGAGCTGTGTGAGCAGTTTGCACGGAGAGAAGTTGGCCAAGGTGTGTAACTTTTCATTCCACCTGATGGAACAGTGTTTAGACAGACGCCGGCCTTCCAGGTGTCTAAATAAACAGACTTCATTCAGGTATGCCGTTCCTTTTTTCTTGCAGGCATACGGTGCCTTGTTCTGCGAAACGAGTGCCAAAGAGGGAACCAACGTTGTGGAGACTGTGCTTCATCTAGCGAGGTAGGAAGCCAGAGAGAAAGTTTGAGTTTTTCCTTCACAAACCATGGCAACACTTAGACTTGTTTTCCATTCCCACAGAGAAgtaaagaaaaatgtcaaactgaggCGGCAGTCGAATTCTCAGGTCAGACTGAGTCAATCCAACCCAAAGAAGACTCTCAACGCCTGCTGTGGACTATAGATGGTTGATATCAGTAGATACGATTGAGAATATAATTCTCTTACATGTTTTTAaccttaattaattaaatatttaaagctGAACtctttgatattaatgaacgtccgttacattcaaggcATTGCccaatgagttgctacaaagctaattaagactaacagctccacacaactctgtatttctcagtatggctatg harbors:
- the rasef2 gene encoding ras and EF-hand domain-containing protein isoform X1, producing MDRPSLRRLFSACDVNKSGKIEYEDFTVVCRELNVSETEIKTLFNKFDADEGGYIDYSMFSSRFQEVSETLDLASFGAGSSQTQGCPWEEFVGRIDAESLLSESLREQLADLYQAMNSSANTTLLQQYEEIIHSLISQSLDNRLECEQLETSLKRAEEMNNSQLAELEDDIQQQLARTEERVRDEERKKMEGVIATMQRKHDNKVADLHATVDRLLKSQEDSELNNSKEEVVRLNRQISAFSQENEDLRASLLQAQTNIAILHSELDKLKNMYADQKAQHERETDELKRMVMEYQSYSNQIQILQETNKELYDSNDGLRSALASEAVAAKRRLSPQNEIPARRMKPLRQSTLNHSSSEPDPSKTTFPHVASWADRYLDSGVSLPMDTAESSASDYDSDDSRGSVETVHHSYSYVPSDVEVSEMKSEATVSMAPSKASSIASSLRRRLSAFSSKPLEADIEETEEPAPMYRLVLAGDAGAGKSSFLLRLTLNDFRGDIQTTLGVDFQMKRMLVDGEKTSLQIWDTAGQERFRSIARSYFRKAHGVLLLYDVTSESSFLNVRAWVDQIQDSTDEKIPMCVIGNKVDLREQLPEGSCVSSLHGEKLAKAYGALFCETSAKEGTNVVETVLHLAREVKKNVKLRRQSNSQVRLSQSNPKKTLNACCGL
- the rasef2 gene encoding ras and EF-hand domain-containing protein isoform X2; its protein translation is MNSSANTTLLQQYEEIIHSLISQSLDNRLECEQLETSLKRAEEMNNSQLAELEDDIQQQLARTEERVRDEERKKMEGVIATMQRKHDNKVADLHATVDRLLKSQEDSELNNSKEEVVRLNRQISAFSQENEDLRASLLQAQTNIAILHSELDKLKNMYADQKAQHERETDELKRMVMEYQSYSNQIQILQETNKELYDSNDGLRSALASEAVAAKRRLSPQNEIPARRMKPLRQSTLNHSSSEPDPSKTTFPHVASWADRYLDSGVSLPMDTAESSASDYDSDDSRGSVETVHHSYSYVPSDVEVSEMKSEATVSMAPSKASSIASSLRRRLSAFSSKPLEADIEETEEPAPMYRLVLAGDAGAGKSSFLLRLTLNDFRGDIQTTLGVDFQMKRMLVDGEKTSLQIWDTAGQERFRSIARSYFRKAHGVLLLYDVTSESSFLNVRAWVDQIQDSTDEKIPMCVIGNKVDLREQLPEGSCVSSLHGEKLAKAYGALFCETSAKEGTNVVETVLHLAREVKKNVKLRRQSNSQVRLSQSNPKKTLNACCGL